A genomic window from Fusarium oxysporum Fo47 chromosome VIII, complete sequence includes:
- a CDS encoding ankyrin repeat-containing domain protein — protein MELCAWEDPLIVAAVNGNTKELEELLDTGRSVDARDLQNGRTLLIWATLGGHNDAVDLLLNRSVNIRSQDLRNRTALLHAVANGHEAIAGSLITAGANIEAIDEPGYTALILATISGFSNLVERLLRLGASVDTKEWRHEKNALIYAAEHGSETCVELLLNAGAEVDSVDKSGRTSLSWAAGHGHANIVNLLLQKGANPKIKDNDLERTPFLWSIKNEQTADDIKFLIEQGADVNEKTQDGTSVIFQACWSGYDKVVSLLIEEGVDPNVADKDGRTPLASAAGAGHKEIVQNLLDHGVDIDPVDDWEMTPMLEAACCERSEIVLMLLEKGADPNAESINSETALSFASEVGDLGFVCALVNKGALPDKGLGCSALMHAVVNNDMDMVKFLVEHGATSYSDSYNDCEHPPLVLAASHGKTKIMKVFLDMSSDNPKTKIHQIWRALVEASVEDEVAAVKLLLKYKPFDGMDEPDDQPMIYAKMQNNHTVVRLLEPYYSAKRLELISDVSDNNSNEPVDSSDDLDKDYEVKIE, from the exons ATGGAACTATGTGCTTGGGAGGACCCCCTCATCGTCGCCGCAGTTAACGGAAACACCAAAGAActcgaagagcttctcgacACCGGAAGAAGCGTAGATGCTCGAGACCTACAAAATGGGCGGACACTGCTAATTTGGGCCACATTGGGAGGACACAACGATGccgttgatcttctcctcaaccgAAGTGTAAATATCCGCTCGCAAGATCTCAGAAACCGAACGGCCTTGTTACACGCCGTGGCAAATGGCCACGAGGCTATTGCCGGGAGCCTGATCACAGCAGGCGCTAACATAGAGGCCATTGATGAACCGGGCTACACAGCACTGATCCTTGCTACCATCTCTGGGTTTTCTAACCTCGTGgagaggctgctgaggttGGGAGCAAGCGTTGATACTAAAGAATGGCGCCACGAGAAGAATGCGCTCATATACGCGGCAGAGCACGGGTCCGAAACGTGCGTGGAGTTGCTGTTGAACGCCGGTGCAGAGGTGGATTCTGTGGACAAGAGCGGTCGAACCTCTCTATCGTGGGCAGCCGGGCATGGCCATGCAAATATCGTCAATCTTCTGTTGCAGAAAGGCGCGAACCCAAAGATAAAAGACAATGATTTAGAGCGGACACCATTTCTGTGGTCCATTAAAAACGAGCAAACCGCC GATGACATCAAATTCCTCATTGAGCAAGGGGCAGACGTGAACGAGAAGACGCAAGATGGAACTTCGGTCATTTTTCAGGCCTGCTGGAGTGGATATGATAAAGTCGTCTCGCTGCTGATCGAGGAAGGTGTCGATCCGAACGTTGCGGATAAAGACGGCCGTACGCCTCTCGCTTCAGCCGCCGGAGCAGGACACAAGGAAATCGTGCAGAATCTCCTGGACCATGGTGTCGACATCGACCCAGTAGACGATTGGGAGATGACGCCTATGCTGGAGGCAGCTTGTTGTGAACGCAGCGAGATTGTTCTCATGTTGCTCGAGAAGGGTGCTGACCCCAACGCTGAGAGCATAAACTCCGAGACTGCGTTGTCGTTCGCCAGCGAGGTCGGCGACTTGGGTTTTGTATGTGCTTTGGTGAACAAAGGAGCTCTGCCGGACAAGGGCCTGGGATGTTCAGCATTGATGCATGCCGTTGTCAACAACGACATGGACATGGTCAAATTTCTTGTGGAACATGGGGCCACGTCTTACTCTGACTCCTACAACGATTGTGAACACCCACCTCTGGTACTGGCGGCATCACACGGCAAAACCAAGATTATGAAGGTCTTCCTCGACATGAGTTCTGACAACCCCAAAACAAAAATACACCAGATCTGGAGAGCACTCGTTGAGGCTTCTGTTGAAGACGAAGTCGCAGCGGTCAAGTTGCTTCTTAAGTATAAGCCATTTGACGGCATGGATGAACCGGATGATCAGCCAATGATTTACGCTAAGATGCAAAACAATCACACAGTCGTACGTCTGCTAGAGCCTTATTATTCTGCTAAGCGCCTCGAGCTTATATCTGACGTTTCTGACAACAATTCTAATGAGCCGGTGGATAGTTCAGACGATTTAGATAAAGACTACGAGGTAAAAATAGAGTAG